ATTCAGAGTGTCAATGTTTCACAATTTCACTCATcaaactctgctgcaggtcTTAGAAATTACTAGTTTTGGATGATATAGGCAATATTTGGATAGTGGATTATGTGTACAAGCAACCATAATATTATAGTATTATGATATTATTATATGAGTGTCTGGCTAAATTAactttaaagtattttaaaatgtgttcttCATTGAAAGGACTCACTTTTATTTCTCTAATTCACATTGTGTGAAGCAGCAGAAGCTCCTTTCTCTGGCAGGAGCATCGGGTTTCACTCACATGGCCATTTTGACCTTTACACCTCCCGTATGCCTAAAGTTTCACTTTGGTATGAATGTCAACGAACTACAGTGACATGACTCATCTAAATGTAACAGAAACGAGTTAAAGTTACATCTCAGGTTGCCAAGTTATGTCCAAGTGAAGCTGCTAAAAGATTTAAAGCATGTGTTCTTCTGAATCTATGTCTATAGATGGCTCACACATCTAACTTTCTCCATAATATGCTAGAGAAAGGCTAAACTTATCACCAGAATGACCTTCTGACCCCCAGAAGAGACCTTCTAAAGATTGCTTTCAGCCATGTGGTGCAGGGGTACATATACTTGGAGATATCGTCTGACTCATgtcagaaaaacagaagaaatcaGGAAGAATAAGCCATCTGTGCATAAAGAAACAGTGGGTACTCTGTCTAAAGTATTATTATAATGCTTTGATGCTATGGTGAAGTTCATTTATAAATTCTACTTGAATTGTATtaaaatttaagttaaaaaaaacaaacgatACAGGTCGAACCACAAACACGTTTACTGGCGCGACAGcctaatttttctttttgtttatgtttttgtataTTTAACTAGTTTATATACCTCTAGGGTTCGAGCAGATCGACTGTTCAAATCAGTTTCGAACATTGCTTAATTTGAGCTTTAACTTTAGCAGTTGCAGAGACACCAATCAAATCTTAAGCCAGATCCAAGATATTAAACTATTTTTTCTGTTCAGTTGTATTTTAGTTTTGTGGGGGGGTTTTCAGTCCATTTCTGAGCTTATGTTGCAGCTCTGTGCTGAGTGGAGGGACAAACTGACAGTGAGTGGGCGAAGGAGAGGGTTTTTTTACTCAAACCTGACACCAAATTCACAGTTTTCACTCAAAAGCCATCAATGACCCATCAGAATATAGAAAAAATGGTAGCAATTATCCTCTTTAAGCCAGCATTCTCACACTCTTTGCTCTGGAGCCATCCAAGTGACAGGTATCCCACCTAGCTGCTGCATAGAGATCTATTATATTTTCACTGATTGTCCAGTAAAGGCAGGGCAGCCCCCTTTTTTGAAATTTTCTTACCATGACCATATTTTTGAAACCATTAACGTGTAAAGCAAGTCCTTGGGATTCTTATGGTTcaaaaaccatttaaaaatgagTTACGGGCTCAGATTTAGAAACAGTTTATCAAGAGGTGCGCCGGGCCAAATTTAACAGGGATTTAGAGTGACAGTGAGTGATGAGAGATGATATCACCATGGCAATAGTAAGTGCAGTTCACCTGATAGCTGATTCGGATGTGGGCAATTATTTTCAGTGGTTTTAAATCAGTTTGACTGGATCCTTTGGATTAGCAGATTACACCTCAGGCctgtttctgattggtggatttagTTTGAACAGGCATCTTATTAGAGTATGGACAGTTAATATCAGGATTTTAATTAAATCACCTGTGACTATATCATCACAGCTCAGACAATTTGATCAACTGGACttttttaaaaccactttaATATGTCTGTTTTTAGTGTCAGCATATAGTATGGAGGGAAAAGCCACAGAGATGTTCAACTGAAACCTGAAATACCATTATAAGAGCTACAAAATGATTTCAGCTGCAGACACTGTTCAGCTTGTAATTCAGAATTacttctctctcacacactgttGGCTTTTCCTAATAAAACAAATGAgttgctgccccctgctggtacgTTTTAGTTAAATTCTGCAAAAGCTCTACCTCTCTATATTAGTGTACTTAACTACTTAGGTAGTTTGTAGACAAACATACACTGAATGTTAGCATACAAACATTGTAcctattaatattaaaatgccCTTTTAGCAAATTAAACTGTTTTCCATTGCAGGTTAGATGTGTCTCTGGGGGCCATAAACTTATAATCGCAAAGCCCAGAAAGTAGCACCCACATTCAGCGAGACTCCATGCTTTACCTATCATCCTGACCCACAGGTATGATGATAGGTAACACCATGTGGAGCCTGTGTTTTCACAAGCCTGTGCAGGGCAGGGGGGAAGTAGATGGGAAGATAAAAGAGGGCAGCACTGCCCTGTTAACCATTCACTTTTTCCCATATTAGCTGCCTGAACatatgtattttattgtttGCATGACAATAAACTGTAGTTATCCATTTTTGACTATATATCCTGTATTGTTTTATGTTTCATAAATACCATTTCTTCCTTATTTGGTCTGTCATCCAAAAAAAGCATCTCATACTTTAAGCTGTATGAGGAGCAGTCACGAGGTTATATAATGCAAATGCTTCTTGGAGCTTTTGCATATGACCTAAACTgatcaattcaatttcattttcCCCCTAATTTGAACATAGTTATGCACTTCTTCATTTCTGGAGTCTACATATAACTATTTGAGTGCATGTGCAGTTCATTTTAAAGTAACCCTTACATAGTAATGTTACAGTACATCTTTATTAGGCAGCAAAGGTATTGCAAAACTCAGTGCTAGATTTTacatggaaaacaaaaaacaaatcatgttgttttaaacaaaaatgcaaaagtaaTATAAGACAATATGATAAAAGGTCAAGTTTTGGAATTTTAAACGTCAGACAACTTCATATACAACTTAGTTGTATTAATCAAATAATCATTATGTAAAAAATTAGTTGTAGTAAAGTAAACAAAGTACACAATTCATATATAAATGTACTATAAAACAGATGTAACTATATTATTAAATCCATCATATATCACTTTTAGTCATATAACCTAAAACGTGTCAACCAGTAACAgttaaattcaaatttaaatatCACATAACAGTTAttaaaaaagactttaacataTGCAGTGACTTGTGAGCTACAGTGTAAATGTTGTTAAGACATTGCTCAAAGGTTTTGCATGACAAATCCCCCCTCCCCTtgcaacaataacaaaaatgcAAACATCATTTATGTAAAGTACACAGGAAAACATAATCACATATAAGCCAAAGATGACAATTATTCAGATGTCCAGTGCAAACTCTGTCAGATAAAGCTAGCATGTTTCAGCTCTGTCATGCATAATCATTTAAATTTTTGTCCAATGTCAAATGCAACAGGTCCTCTCATGGAGAAACCAATGAAGAATGACACTTCCGATCCCTCTGCGTGCCCACTAATCTGGCTTCGATACATTGGGGCGACTGGAAAACCAGTATCTGCTATTATGCAATCATTTTTCACCTTCCCTCTAACCCTATAAAGGAGCTCCTCCACCTTCTTCTCCTTCCATATTTTGCCACTTCCCCACATGGAGGTAAACTGCTGTTGTCCATCCACGATGCACTTTTTGATTTCTCCAATGTGAACCAGTCGTTCATAGCCACGCTTCTTCCCCAGGAGGAAATGGATAACAGGACTCTTGCCGTTGTACACTTCCTTCATCTCTGCACGATAAGAGGTTTTCATCTGTGAGATGTACCTTCCAAGATCTTTATGTACTTGACTGTATGGCTCTGGCCATAACAGCAGAACTGCAATGAAGGAGAGTGGCAAACTCTCACTCAATGGGATTTGCTCACGAAGAACTTGGAAGAGAAGGTTTACCATGTCTGCATATGGCTGTAACAGATGGGATTCCAGTTTAAGACGACTCAACACAACATTGACATAAATAAAGTTCACTTTCTCCTTTGGAGTTGGTTGACGCTTACAAACAAAAAGGTACTGTCTGGCAATCTCTTCCATCATTTCTGTTGAGGTGTTGCTTGAGAGATAGCTCAGAATGCCAGAATAGGtgtcagctttttccttttccaggCACTGTCTAATCTGGTGTAGTTTCAACATGGTGTGCAAGTTTTTATTCTTCAAAAGAGATGCAGAATCTGTCTTACAGAAAACATTTGCATAATGTCTGAAACATCTGAAAAGCTCATTTTGGGACATTTGCTCACGGCTATCTTTCATTCCAAATCTGGAGCCCAGATTTACATAAAAACTGTCAAGGAAGTCAAAGTTCTTCTTCATCCTGTATTTGAGGTTGTAAAGCACATCCTCAAACTGTTTCAGAATGAGGTAGTATGGTCTGTTTCTGATGTGACGAGGATCATCACTTTCTACTTTGGAAAGTTTAAGATCTCCAGAGAGAACCTGGCTCATTATGTCATGACGAACACCATCAAAAGAGAAAACAGGGGTCTTTGCCAGCACATCAATGGTGAGCACACCAACCTGAATTTCTCCCAGGCAGCCAGAAGTGTTGAAAGTACagttgtctgttttgatttgtaATCGTTGGAGTGACTCCTTCTTTGCAAGGTTCTGTGTTTCCTGGAATGCTTCCAATGCTGACTGAGCCAGTTTCAGAagtgttttcagtttctctGGACTGATGGGTTCTTCCTTGCAGTCTGCAATGGCATTCTTAAACTCATGCTTGATCACTTGTGCTGATGTATCTGCAATATAGGAATTGTCTTTGTAAAGGTCTTTTGCTTTTTGTGCCCAAAATTTTGCCTCTCCAAAATCTTTCTTTCTCAGGTAATAGTACCGGGCGAGTAACTGGGAGACAATGGGATCTTTCTCATATCTCTTTGAGGCATTTTTTAACACCATTTCTTCCAGTCCAGGTGTTTCATTTGCAATGTCCTGAATGAGTGGAGAGAACTGTGATTCCCCTAATTCATGATATCGCTTGACCAAAATGTGGTGAACGTCTTGCAGGAGCTTGCTTTTGCCTTGTGTGCTTTCATAAAACTTGTCTGTGGTCAGCAGAAGGTCAGCAATTTCAACTTTTTTCACATTGTGTGTTGCTTTAAGTTCcaacaaacactgctttgcaatTCTTGAGTGGATCATTTTCACAGCTCTGAAGACTACCTTACCTTGAACTGAACAGCTGGTTATAAAAGTAGAAAATTTTCCAAAACCATGTTCAACTTTGTTGGATCCACAAAACGGTTTTGGTTGAAGGTCAAGGAATTCCTCACACAGAGAGACTGATAGAGAGGCCCCGCGGCAGTAAACATCCAACAGAACTAAAACTGCCAGAAGCTGGGCATTTTTCTGATTCATATTGAAGCTCTTCAGTGTGTTGCGGACCACACTCTCAATGTATTCGGACTTAAAGTTCTTCTTCATGATCATGAAACCATAgaatgtttcagtgtttttgtaagttttctcaATTTCGACTAGTTTTTCTTCAAACAGTTTCTTTTCCTTATCAGAGAGATTATTTCCAATGAATACAGTATCTGCAGTTTGTTCGGTTAGTTCAGAAGACTCTGATCTCATGCAGTTCAAGAGAACCACCTGCGCAGACTTAGACTGAATTTTTTTCTCTTCGCATTCTTTTTCAATGAGCTGCTGCAAGTCAAATACTTTTTCCATATCATCAAAGTCATCTATCATCAGCAAAACAGGGACACTTGGTAACTGCTCCTGATGGTCATACGTGAGAAGTTTGGTCACCTGACTGGCTACTTCAGCAAAGTCAGCATTGTTGTTCCTAAGGACAGCACAACGAAATGTGTTCCGGAGAGACCACAATATGTGCATGGCCAAAGTTGTCCCACCACATCCAGGTACATGCATGAGGTTAAACAACACACAGGCTTTTCTCAGCGAGGATAAATCAGGTATGATTGTATCCTTGATGTAGTCAAAGTGGTCTCGTTTGATAAACGGCGTGGATCCGGCCTGCTCCGAGAAATAGAAATTCCACCACGTTACCTTTCCACCCTTGTAGAAGTTCTCCTCtatcacatttttttcctcatttcctCCTTCACATTGGTTCACACAAAGGATATCTAAGGTATTCAGACTTCGCTCCACTTTCTTCTCAAATAGCACTTTGCTTCCCCCACCACACGGTAGGAAACGACTGGATCTGCGATTCTCTGACCAAAGGCTAAGGATAGTGCCATTGACTTCTGCAAAGCTGAGATCATGTATGCATCTACCTGAGATGTCGATTCCACATCGAGCCTCAATTAAGTCTCTCCAGGAGTTGAATGCTTTGTCATTGTCACATATGCAAAGGATCTGATCTGTGCCTCTGAGTTCCTGCAAGAATGTACTGAAAGTCTCCACAAGGGGGTCCATCTTCTCACTCACTCttgacaaaattaaaaatatgacGAGGAACCTCTTGTTTGGAAGGACATCTTTGCGACACAAGAAGGAAATCACATCTCTGACGGAGGCTCCCTTGTCCATTAACCACTGGTCAATGTCTGAGGGCGACTCATGCTCAATGCCTCCATTGCAGAACACCCAGCTGGTGTTTTGAGTTAATTTCAACTTGTTCGCAATGTCTTCAACTCCTTCTGTGATTTTATATCGTGCCGGTGAATGAACATTTACTGGGCTCTGCTGGTCAAAATATTGCTCTAATCCCTCTTTAGCTGATTCTGGATCAAAGTCCAACACAGCTGTTGGGTTCAGATCTACAAGAAATTTTAGAGAATCTAACTGACTTGGGTGTGACTTGTTAGTTATTATCACATACTGCTCAACATTTGATTTATCTAAAGACAGAGAGCCACcagtgatcatgtgactgagtCTAGAGCCCTGAGTGCTGTTTTTTATCACGCTGAGGTGCTTCTCTTCTGCCTTTTTCCGGAGTTCTAATCGCTGAGCCATACTTTCGAGAAACTGCTCGTACTCTCGCTTGTTTGGTTGCGCAAGAAGATCTCTGCTGCTACCACCATCACGGATGAAGAAACACTTTGATGGTTCTAATtcagtttctttcattttgccttttttcttgCCTTTTTTTATGGTGTATGATGTGTGGTAGCCGTTTTCTTTACAGATCGTAGTCTCTGGAACTACGTCGACTTCTATGACACATTTGTCAGATGATGTcatgttcttgttgagaactcCAACAAATCGTGGAGGTTTGATGCATGTCTGAGCagcttgtttatgtttatgttcaAAATACCCATCAATGGcagatttcagttcatttgcaAAAGCCTCTCTGTCCTCAACAACCACTCCCAACACTTGACCGTGGGTGAAGTCTGGTTTGTCTCCTATTCCAAAATGTATGGTGCCATTGGTGCGGCTGTTCATGCAGGCAGCTGCAAAGCGAATGACCTCAAATGTGAACTTGTTCATTTTAGTTTCTTCTGTTGTGCTGGTGAAAGCTTTGTACTCGTGGCAGGGTTCAATCAAATCTGAGGCACCTGATTCTGTAACATCAAGAATGCTGCTTTCCATGTATCTGAATGTATCGTGGTATCTACAAAATGGATACGGCTTGCATGGTTTTCCAGGCTGGTTTCTAGAACCTACTGgctcttcttttttaaatttcacaacTTCATCTCTGGCACGAATGAGAAGTTTAGCCGGTCCAAAAGTCACGCCAATTTTGGTTAAGTCAGTTGTATCTAAAAGCAGAAGACTTTCACCATTGATGTCTTCTTTAAACAATATTTCAGCAACTTTGTCATCCACGCGATCCAATTGGAGAACCCATTGCCTCACTTGATGTTTACTCCAATCTTGTATGTCTGATGACAGATCCTCCTCCTGGAACTGAAATATAAAGTCCAGTTAACATTCCTAATTTCTAAATTAATTATTAGACACTTCAATATTTAGTGAATATGTCTAGTATTATGTGGAACAGTTTAAAACATGAACCtatgttttaatttataaaaGCTCACTtcttaacatttgttttattgaagcatttttcaatttttacttACCTTCATTTCACCTTGATCTGCCATGACAATACTGCTTCCTCTTTCACAAATATAGATTAGTGATGctacaaaataatttaaatagaaATATTAGCAATAGAGGAAAAGGAACTGTATTGATAGTAACTAAAATTAAGCAAGTTCAGCCTCACCTTAATTTTTCCTGATCATCAATGATGGCTGGTTAACTTTTCACACATATTGGTAACTAATGCTGCAAAAAAGTAGAAGTATTATAAACACATGGCAGTTTAGGAGTAACAAGGGAGGGATTTGAGAACCAACGAGACTAACTTATTTAGTTTCAGGGGGAATATGTATGACATTGTTAATCTCAATAATCGTTAAGATGTGCTTTGCTATACAGGATTTCAGTATATATACAGTTTTTGGTCTCCTTTATTTCTGTGGTCTCGATAGGTGCCAAGTATTGATTACAGGGTGGGCTGTTTAGCAATTGGTTACCCAGCAACCACACAATTGGAATTCACGTAGTATATGACTTAGCATTGTCTTCATGAAATAAGCAAGAACTTGAAAAAGATGTAATCTGGATGGCAGCATATATTGCTGAAAACCTATAAGTTACCATAAGTTGGCAACCGTGAAActaaaaactggaaaaactgtATAGTGCTAAACAAATATTTTGAATAAAATTTGTATAATTTGACTGTCTTTTGAAAGAACATCCCAGAGAAGGTGagcatttttaaagtaaatatgGGGAATTCATCATTCTACGAAACTGGGCAATTATTTCAACAATTTAATAAATGAAAGATTCAGAGACTCTAGAGAAGTTTCTGCACACAGGAGCCAGGCCGCAGAGCTTAGATCTTGATAGGGTTTAGGCCTGTACTGCATTAGAAACAGACCTGTGTTGGAGATCACTGCATGACCTTACAAACACTTCTGAAAAGTGTCTGCAGTTAACACAGCTCTTTGTTGCATTCACACATGCAAGGAACAAACAGAGAAGCAAGATACAGAAACACTGCTTCCTTCCTTAAAACCAGGAAGCAGCCTGTGGTCTCACCACTTATCCTCCGGACTAAAGAGGATGTTTAGTTGCATCGAGACAGCAGCCTCGataatacatataataataCAGGATTATAAATTAATGTGCATGGTATAGGTAAGTTGTACGTGTGAGAAGGCCCCATTGACGCTGAACTCTGTGTTGAGGTTTAGGAGCACTGCTGCTGGTGAAGCCAGAGGAAACAGAGGTTCACTGATCTCAAAGTGAGGAGTAATGATGAGttttaaagaaaagtttaattttCATGTGCAGCTGGTTTATTGGCAGAAGGCTCTGCTCTTTGGCTCAGGTGCACTATGTGGCATATTACATAGTAAGATGTTTTGAGTCAGTTGTATGGTACAGTGTGTGCTTGCATGAGAAGCCTCTGTGGAACTGTGTATGACTGAATTAAAGCAAAGTACATATGTCAAGCCCTTGACATGATTCTGTTTTTCCAGAGTGGTCCTTAGTGAAATATATTCTAATGATACAAAATTAAGAAAAACCATTTACATACATTATTAGGATTAAGAAAGCTGCCTGAATTTTTTTTGTAGTAACCCCGTTGCAATACAATAATCAGTTTTGGAGTCGAATTTGTAGCATGATTTAGTGTCAGTGAAACAGAAATCTGAATTTATTATGTTCAGGACAATTATTACAATTACAATAACAGTAGTTTTGCTACTAAGCTAAATTCTTTTAAACATGATCgtatctgttttctctgtatggaagaggattagggccactggaaatcacaaagaaaaaaaatatgtggtGGAATTTTCAGTTTATAAAGTCTGCAACACGGTCAGCTGTGGTCAAGGCATTTAAATTACTGTAAGCAGGAGAGCTAACACAAATCAAACATCACAGTTCTACAGTCATGAGAGCTCTGAAACAGAAGTAGTGCTCCCACTCCTTTATCCATTACAAGGAAGAGGGAAAAAGTCACAAACTTATCATATCACACATCACGAGGCTCGCTGTGAAACGGAACAATGGGTATGTTGTTTTGTGCCCTTGGCATTATTAGCACCTGCAAAGGGAGTTGTCTTCTCCAACTACTGAGGCTGAAATAAGTTCATATAGTTTTAGAAACTTACACTGAACAGTCCATTACAGTGTTAAAACTAGGCATATGCATAAGCCACTTAAAcactttaaatgagaataatagaaATTTTCTATTACAATTCCAAATGACTCCCCACATTTTTTAATGGttctaatcctcttccgtactTCTGATTCAGAAGCACACCCGTGGTTTCAGTGGTGTGCTCTACAATGCCAGCTAGAGGTTAGAATAAAACCAGGAAGTGGCTTTggtgtttaatgtttttgttcattCCACAAATTCAAAAGACTTAAGGCAACAGAACCAACAGAATCATTCAAAAACTGGTTAAGGACCCGAGCCgactgacttttttctttttaaatgtgataCAGTAGGTATTAAGTGGAGACAGGAAGATATGTAATGTAAGGTAATATAAGTAAGCTAAGTGTCATCATAGAAAGGCAAACCCTGTAAAGTAAAACGAAGAACCACAAAAAATAACTGGTTGCATCCTTACTACGCATTTACTATTTTTCCATTGATCTTTATAACAATGAAGGCTCAAAACAAATACTGACCAAAACTCACTTACATTTCATTCAGTCCGCTCTTCAGTCCTCTCGGTTTAAAGCTGAGCTCCGTAGCCAGGTTAATGTAGCGGTTTTGGAGAGCAATAAACCAAACAGGCTTCTCCTCCTTGTTTGCGGAGGATACAGATGAGAGAAGACTGAGGAAGAAGACTTCAGCTGGGCGGGTCATTCTCAGGAAATGAAACCTAACCAAAACTGTCCGTGTGTTTCGATTATTCTGACCGAAACGATACTTGTTGCGAGATGGGTGACTTCCTCCGTGATTTGTCAGATTGTATCATGTTCTTTTCGTCGTCTTGACTAATTATGAAACGATATTGTAAAACCTTTGATACCGGAAACCCTCCCAAATAAGTCAGTGCGTCAGTCTATGAAATCCTTGAAATGTTCCACTGGGAGTGGGAAAGTGGAAAAGTGGAAAAGTTCAGTTCCAGGGTTGAAAGAGCGCCCTCCTCCTCAGCTGTAAGTTacaatgaattttaaaacacatGTATAATATCTAAGAGCTGAAATTTAActgagctggaaaaaaaattgtgaaaaattaaaaactgagGGATTAAAAGCATCCTCCCAGTGCGCATCACTGCATCAGTTGCAGCTATCTCCGCTGTGCCTCCCAGCAGCGGGTGCCACAGCTGAAAGTGAAGCAACAGCGAGGTACTAAAAGTTGCGGTTCCACTTATGTCCACTTGAGGCTCCAAAGTCCCCATAGATGCCCACGTTGAGACTTTGGACCAATGACGGTAGAAAACAGTTTCTACCGTCATTGCTTTGGAGCAGCGAAACACACCCCACCTGTCATTTGCTGGATGTTAAGAgatttgaatttaaaaatgaCTGTTAAATCGCAGTTTTTTTAACTGGAAGGACTCAATGGGGTATGGCCCttattcatataaaatatatagtGCTAATGCAACAGCacttttctgttcatgtttGACTAAGAAATGTACATTTGTAGTATAAAATCACCCTGTGTGTTCTCAACAGTGGAAACAAAATCAAAGCATATAACCGAGTAAGTAGAATAACACTCATCTTCAGTTAAAATGATCACAGCTGGGCCAAGtgcaatcacctggatcactgATGACTTTTAAATGACTTCTTATGAGACAATCTACAAAAGGCAGCAATCGGTCCCTTCCATTCAGCTAGTGCTTGCACTGCAAACCATTTCCATaagaaggttttttttgtttgtttcttattAAGCTGCTTAACACCAAACTATGAAGCATTCAAGCATAGCAACGGGCTCCTCATGAACCTGTGTTCCTCCACTTTGATGGAAGGTTGCAGACGCAGCCTAAATTATATGAGGACCTAATGGCCTGGAATATTGAACCCAAAAGGACATAATCCATAATCCTGGATGGTCCATCACCCATTGTCCCTCCAGAAGTCAAACAAGGGTGAAGATCTGGTTTACTGTTTTGTGGCCAATTCACATTACTCCTGAATCCAGGGATCAGCAGGGTGCCAGAGCCTTCTCGCCACCACagtggaatatatttttctgGTGAACATCTGCAAGGGAAATGATTATGGTGGGGCAAGTTCAGCACATTTAGCACTGTGGGGAACCAGTGGTTCAAACATTTCATTGATGAGAAAAAGTTGATGTGTATTATTAAGGCCAAAGGCACTAGCTATACTATTTCACTAAATGCAAAATGTACAGATTATTTACCACCCACATCAACTGAAATAGCAGGAATTAAAACATGAAAGTTACTCAATAATACAATAACGTCTAGTGACCTCCTATATTGATTAATGTAGGTAAAGAAGGTAATGATAAATACTACAGAGAGCACAGAGGtgaaataacagtaaatattcAGACTGCAGAAGAAACATTAACAGGAGCTGTAGAGCGTGCACCACGGTAGAAGAAGAGTTGTTATACGGAAGCAGGAGAATTGCGTATTTGGACAGTTGGAAAAGCACCACTTCATAGAAATATTGATTTATTGATCAAATGCAGTAGCTTGGAAAACTGTAAGATCCACACTGCACATATTAGAAGCAATTTTTCACAGATATAGGTAGGGAAAATCATCTGGACCTTCAAATATCAGGGGCTTAGCCCAGACATGAAGTCTTCTGAATTTCTACTCCATAACAGCACTTTTTCAAAGTTATTTACTATATTTCGTAATTCAGCCTAAACACCATTTTCATACTGGGTTTCAGCTGTGGCAGGAAAATATAGCTGTCGTGTtatgtagtttgtttttttatgagaATGAAAAGAAGAGTTTGGCAGTTGAAAAGGGGAAGAGATTTGCAGGCATTGGCCTTAATCTCTCATGTATGTAGAAGTAGTAGAAAACTATGAATGTGTTTTATTCAATAGATGTCTGTTATGTGCTTAGTCTAATGAGGGTTGAGTGTCCTGTGTTAATAAAGTGCAtagtaaaaagacaaaatatacAAAAGACATACAAATGCAGCTTGTGCTTTTTTCATGTGCTTAAAATTCTTTTTGaattctttttatttgattatattATCCCTCTGTTCACCACTTTGACAGACACttgatgtcttttaaatgtgctatataaataaagctgacttgaCTTGATTTGCTTAAAAATAAGACCAATTTTATTGcatctgtatttttatattcttacactgtAGAGAAAACCAAGCACAGAAAGACGATCTATTCCTGACAATCTATTCCCTTAAACACTAACCTCCCTCAAGACCTACTCACAGTGTGCACTCTGCTTTTCTAAAGGTTGAGAGAGACAAGGAGTATCTCTCAATCAGGGAATCGAACCTTGGTCTTGTGCAAAAGAGGCAGGGACACACAATACTGTAACCgtgggaaaaaga
This DNA window, taken from Oreochromis niloticus isolate F11D_XX linkage group LG16, O_niloticus_UMD_NMBU, whole genome shotgun sequence, encodes the following:
- the LOC102077564 gene encoding sterile alpha motif domain-containing protein 9 isoform X1 — encoded protein: MADQGEMKFQEEDLSSDIQDWSKHQVRQWVLQLDRVDDKVAEILFKEDINGESLLLLDTTDLTKIGVTFGPAKLLIRARDEVVKFKKEEPVGSRNQPGKPCKPYPFCRYHDTFRYMESSILDVTESGASDLIEPCHEYKAFTSTTEETKMNKFTFEVIRFAAACMNSRTNGTIHFGIGDKPDFTHGQVLGVVVEDREAFANELKSAIDGYFEHKHKQAAQTCIKPPRFVGVLNKNMTSSDKCVIEVDVVPETTICKENGYHTSYTIKKGKKKGKMKETELEPSKCFFIRDGGSSRDLLAQPNKREYEQFLESMAQRLELRKKAEEKHLSVIKNSTQGSRLSHMITGGSLSLDKSNVEQYVIITNKSHPSQLDSLKFLVDLNPTAVLDFDPESAKEGLEQYFDQQSPVNVHSPARYKITEGVEDIANKLKLTQNTSWVFCNGGIEHESPSDIDQWLMDKGASVRDVISFLCRKDVLPNKRFLVIFLILSRVSEKMDPLVETFSTFLQELRGTDQILCICDNDKAFNSWRDLIEARCGIDISGRCIHDLSFAEVNGTILSLWSENRRSSRFLPCGGGSKVLFEKKVERSLNTLDILCVNQCEGGNEEKNVIEENFYKGGKVTWWNFYFSEQAGSTPFIKRDHFDYIKDTIIPDLSSLRKACVLFNLMHVPGCGGTTLAMHILWSLRNTFRCAVLRNNNADFAEVASQVTKLLTYDHQEQLPSVPVLLMIDDFDDMEKVFDLQQLIEKECEEKKIQSKSAQVVLLNCMRSESSELTEQTADTVFIGNNLSDKEKKLFEEKLVEIEKTYKNTETFYGFMIMKKNFKSEYIESVVRNTLKSFNMNQKNAQLLAVLVLLDVYCRGASLSVSLCEEFLDLQPKPFCGSNKVEHGFGKFSTFITSCSVQGKVVFRAVKMIHSRIAKQCLLELKATHNVKKVEIADLLLTTDKFYESTQGKSKLLQDVHHILVKRYHELGESQFSPLIQDIANETPGLEEMVLKNASKRYEKDPIVSQLLARYYYLRKKDFGEAKFWAQKAKDLYKDNSYIADTSAQVIKHEFKNAIADCKEEPISPEKLKTLLKLAQSALEAFQETQNLAKKESLQRLQIKTDNCTFNTSGCLGEIQVGVLTIDVLAKTPVFSFDGVRHDIMSQVLSGDLKLSKVESDDPRHIRNRPYYLILKQFEDVLYNLKYRMKKNFDFLDSFYVNLGSRFGMKDSREQMSQNELFRCFRHYANVFCKTDSASLLKNKNLHTMLKLHQIRQCLEKEKADTYSGILSYLSSNTSTEMMEEIARQYLFVCKRQPTPKEKVNFIYVNVVLSRLKLESHLLQPYADMVNLLFQVLREQIPLSESLPLSFIAVLLLWPEPYSQVHKDLGRYISQMKTSYRAEMKEVYNGKSPVIHFLLGKKRGYERLVHIGEIKKCIVDGQQQFTSMWGSGKIWKEKKVEELLYRVRGKVKNDCIIADTGFPVAPMYRSQISGHAEGSEVSFFIGFSMRGPVAFDIGQKFK